AACTGCAGCCATATGCGCTTCGTTTGTCTTAGCAAGTTGTAGTTTTTTTTGGCTTGAAGTGTTATAAATTTCATTTGCTTTTTCTTTTAAAACATCTTCAAATCTTATATCTCTAGCTTTATAAAATGGTGTATCAACGTTTGCAAGATTGCCAGAGATTAGTTTTTGGCGTAGTTCTCTGCCTGCAAGAGCTGATTCAACAAGTGGGCTAGATTTTGATTTATCTAAAACAAACATTTAAAATCCTTATGAAATTTCATATTTTTATAAGCAAACGATGTTCCAAATATAGGGTAAATTTATTTTGTCTCATAAATTTTTGCCAGATCTTCTTTCATTTTTGTGACTTTTATACCACCAAGATAGTATTTTACCCCGTATTGTCCGCTATCTACGTCTGTTAAAATTTGATATTCGCCATTTTTTATCACGACCTTAAAAGGTAGTGCGATCTCGTGTTTATATTCGATGTCTCTTACGATTTGCTCGGCAAGTCTGTCATTTATCTTTTGATCGTTTGTTATGAAATAATAAGCATTAAATTTTTGCATAAATTCGTGCAAAACATACTCATTTGTGATATTTTCAAAATGAGTTAGTCCAATTAGTGTAAATTTATCTTTGTTTTCAAGCTGATATTTTGTAAGCTCAGCTGCCTCTTTTTGACAAGGCGGGCAAAATGTGCCAAAAATGTCGATCATTAAAACCTTATTTTCATCATTTTTGATAGCAAAGCCGCGGTCTTTTCGAACTAAAATAAGCTCTTTGCCGTTTACGTCTATAAGCTTAACCTCTTCGTTTGGACTAAATTCTTTAAAATTTATACTACCGCTCTCGTCCTCATCGCAACCAAAAAAAGCAAATAAAGTGATTATTAAAACAAGCAAATTCTTCATCTTATCCCTTAAACGTATCTTTTTATGGCAGCTCTTGCCTCTTTGTCTGCCTCGCGTCTTTTTAGAGTCTCGCGTTTATCGTGTAAATTTTTACCTTTTGCAAGGGCAAGCCTTGCTTTTACGATGTTTTTATCGCTTAGATAAAGTGCTAGGACAACTAGTGTCAGCCCATCTTGTGAGACTTGACCGAAAATTTTATCGATCTGCTTTCTATGCATCAAAAGTTTTCTGGCTGCTCGCTCATTTGGACGAAATGCGCTATGTGTGGTCTCAAGATAGCTGATATGTGCGTTTAATAAAAAAAGCTCGCCCTTTATGACGCGCACAAAGCTATCTTTTAAATTTGCTCTGCCAGCCCTCAGTGCCTTGACCTCGCTACCTTTTAAAACGATGCCGGCCTCGAAGGTTTCAAGTATGCTAAAGTCATGCAAAGCTTTTTTATTTTTTGCTAGATCTTTTATCAAAATTTTACCTTTTATTTTATGCTAAATACGCTACTGCCGCTACCACTTAGGAATTTATCTTTAAACTCATTCATTTGTGGATAGAGCTTAAAGCATGGGGCAAAAAGATCGTTTAGCTCCTCGTTTTTATAAATTTCAAGTAGCTCTTTGCTTTTTAAATTTTGCATCTTTTTTGCAGCATTAACGTCTATGTATTGTAAGAAATTGCTTCTAAATTCTTGATAAACCATCGGTGTGGAGCAAAAAACATTTGGCGTGAAGATATTTAAATTTGGCACTTCATCGTTAAAATCTTCTATGATCTCGCCTATGCCGCTTACATTTGCTGCCTTGTAGCCACTTACGAAAAAAGCTACATCTGCACCGATTTTGGAGGCTATTTGCATCAAATTTTCATGTTTTATATTTAAATTTAGTTCGTCATTTACCATTAGCAAAAAGGTGGCGGCATTTGAACTACCTCCACCAAGGCCCGCACCAATTGGGATATTTTTGTTGATGATGATTTTATGAGAGCTAAAAAACTCGTCGAGCTCGTTTGAAAAGCCGGCTCTTTTTAGCTCATCTGCCGCTTTTTGGATGATGTTATCTTTTATATCGTGGTTATTGCATTCTATGGCAAATGAATTTGACTTTTTAAAATAAATTTCATCAAAAAGTTGCTCACAGAGGATAAAACGCGATAAAATTTCGTGGTAGTTGCCTCTAGTGCCAACTACCTTCAAAAAGACATTGATCTTTGCAAAGCTTTTCATTTCTCGATTTTTTTGGCTAGCTCGTGGATATCGGCTTCGCTTGCAGTTTTTGTGGCATGGATATTTTCGTTTTTGATATCGTTTGCTAGTTCGCTTCTTAGTATCATTGTATTTCGTGGCGCTTCTATACCGAGTTTAACAGTATTTTTTGAAATATTTACTATGACAACTTTTATGTCATTTCCTATTAAAATTTCTTCATTTTCTTTTCTTGCTAGGATTAACATTTTTCAACCTTATTTAGAGTGTAATTTATAGTATCATCCGTGATTTGGATTACGCTCATAAATTTATCATAATTTAGCAAATAAATTCCTTGCTTTTGTGTTTCAAAATCGTTAATTTTTAATTTCTTACCATCAAGAATATCGTTTATATCCCCAAAGTATGTATTTCCCTGAATATTTAAAAAATCACAAATATTCAAAAATTTTTCATTTTCGTAGCAAAATTTACCTTCACTTATCCTTTTTAATGAGCTTAAAGTTACATTATAACCAAGCTTTTTTCCAAAAATTTCTGCATACGAACGGATATAACTTCCTTCGCTTACGCTTAGACGAATAGTTAAAAATGGGTGCGAATAGTTTAAAATTTGGCTATCAAAAATTTCCATTGTTTCTGTCTTTAGCTCAAATTCTTCGCCGTTTCTAGCTAGCTTATAGGCTCTTGTGCCATTTACGTGCTTGGCGCTAAATTTTGGCGGGATGTAACTTATTCTGCCAGTCAGCTCGCCTCTTATGGCTTCAAGTTTTTCTAAATTTATCTCTTTTACATTTGAAATTTCAGTGATATTTTCATTGTCCATGCTCGGACTACTCGCCCCAAGCCAGATCGTAGCTTCATAGACTTTTGGACTTTTATCTAAAAATCTAAAAAATTTCGTATATGAGCCAAAAGCGACTATTAGGCAGCCACTCGCAAATGGATCAAGTGTGCCTGAAAATCCAGCCTTTTTAACGCCGTATTTTCTCTTTAGTCGCCCTAAAAAGTGGTTTGAACTCATGCCAGCTGGCTTGTTTGCCACGAAGATGGCGTTCATACGGCCTTTTCCACGAAGCTTGACATTATCTCTCTTACATTGCCACCAAAATTTATAGTTAGCTTAAACTCTTTTTTGATCTTGCTAACCGCGCTCACCCTGCCAATACCAAAAATTTTATGCTTAACCAAGTCGCCTTTTTTAAATTCATTACTCTGTTCGATGACTAGCGAGCCATGCGTGATACCGCTCTCACTTAAAAATCTACTCTTATTTAGCCTCGTGCGCTGACCCTTGTAAAAGCGCGAATTTGCAAAGCTTAGGCTAAGTGTCTTTTTGGCTCTTGTTATCGCCACGTACGCAAGCCTGCGCTCCTCTTCGATGTCGCTACCGTCGCCAATGAGCGGGAAAAATCCCTCTTCAAGGCCGATCACAAAAAGGTGCTCAAACTCAAGTCCCTTGCTCGCATGCACGCTCATGATGCTTATAGCCTCGTTGCTAATGCCGTCTTGCTCGCTTGTTAGCGTGATCTCGTTTAAAAACTCTTCTAGATCAAAGCTTGGATTTTGCTTGATCTGATCTTTTAAAACAGCGTAAAACTCGTCGATGTTCGCCGCTCTTTCAGCACCATCTGGCAAGCTCTCGTAGTATTTTTTCACGCCAAATTTAGCTTCAAATTTATCTATGAGGTCAAAAACTGAGCTGCTTTCTTGAAGCTCTTTTAGGCTGTTCGCAAACTCAACAAGTGCCGATTTCACCTTTTTACTAAAGGCTTCATCGTTATCAGAGATATTTGAGATCGCCTCGTAAATGGAAATTTTGCCCTCAAATGCCATTTTTTCAAGCTTATCAAGACTCACTTTGCCTAGTCCTCGTTTTGGGCGATTGATGATGCGCCTTATTGAAAAATCATCGTTTGGATTGTTTATCAGTCTTAGGTAGCTTATGATATCTTTGATCTCGGCTCTTTCGTAAAATTTAACTCCACCGACCATTTTATAAGCGATCTGCTCTTTGTTTAGCCCATCTTCAAGCGAGCGAGAGAGCGCGTTTATGCGATATAAGATCGCAATATCTTTTGCCTGCACACCTTTGCTTAAAAGCTCTTTTATGCATTTTGCGATCTTACCAGCCTCAACGCTCTCATCAAAACTCTCTATCAAATTTACTGCTTCGCCTTCGCCTTTTGTGCCCACAAGCTTCTTGCCAAGGCGGTTACGGTTATGATCTATCAGCTCGTTTGCAGCCTTTAGTATCGCCTCGCTTGAGCGGTAGTTTTTCTCAAGTCTAATGATCTTTACGTCTTTAAACTGATCTTTAAAATTTAAGATATTATCGATCTTTGCGCCGCGCCAGCCGTAGATACTCTGGTCATCATCGCCCACGACGCAGATATTTTCGTGGCATAGACAGAGCTTTTTTAGCAGTTTATACTGAAGGTCGTTTGTGTCTTGATACTCATCGACCATTATGTATTTGTAGCGGTTTGAAATTTCTCTAGCAAGATCTTCGTTTTCGTCTAAAATTTTATAAGTAAGCCCCAATAAATCGTCAAAATCAACAAGATTATTTGTTTTGAGATAATCTTCATATTTTTCATAAATTTGAGCAGCTTGTTTGTAAAAGTTATCCTTGCTCTTATCAAATGAAGAGAAATTTGCGTTTTTATAGACTTCTTCGACGCTTAAAAGTGAGTTTTTATAGTTTGAAATTTCACTTGATAAAATCGCCGTGGCAACTGGACTTTCAAAGCTTTTGATGATACGTTTTTTATCGTCTGTGTCGATGATGACAAAGTTATTTTTTCTGCCAAGCTTTTCTATGTAGAGCTTTAAAAACAAAAGTCCAAATTTGTGAAATGTACAAAGTAGTGGCGAGTAGTTTTTGCCACTTTGGCTTAGCATCGCCATGGCTCTACTGCGCATCTCGTTGGCGGCTTTGTTTGTAAAAGTAAGAGTTAGTGTATTTGCCGCGTCTATACCGACCTCGCCGATGAGGTAAGCAAGCCTAGTTGTGATCGTCTTTGTCTTGCCGCTACCAGCTCCTGCAAGTATGAGCATCGGACCATCTATATGAGTAGCTGCTTCACGCTGGGCTTCGTTTAAATTTGATAGTAATTTTTCCATTTTTTGCTTTTTAAATTTTCTTTTGATTTTAACCAAAAATGCTTAAAATTACTATTTTTTCTTAAATATATCTTTATTTTTAGGATTTTGTAAAAAGACTGAAACCGATTTTTTTGTGTGGTCTGCTTGCTTCTCTTTTGGCTTATGAATAGAAAAATTTACAAGGATCGGGCTATTTTCAACCAAAATTTGAACCACTGCACCGAGCGGAAAGGAGACCACAGAGGCAAAATTTTCACTACCAAAGCCAGCCTCAAAGCTAAGCTCATCTTGCGTTAGTTTCGCACTCTCAAGCGTATAGCCACCAAGTGAAAACATAATGACTGGCATATTAAAGCTTCTACTTATCTCATCTGGCAAGCTTGGCTCAAAGCTAACTAGTGGTAAATTTGCCATAACTGAGAAATTTAGCCCCTTTTCAAGCAAAAAATCAATGCACTCATAGACGTGCATCTTCATCAAAAGCGCAAATTTCTCATCGTCTAAAATTTCGTCTAACATCTTAATCCTTTGAAATTTCTAAAAACTCATCTACTAGTTTTTTGACCTCGTTTATGCCTATCTGCCAGAAATTTTTATCATCTATATCAAAGCCAAATTTACCCACAAGCTCCCTTGGGCTAAGACTCCCGCCAAGGTTCAAAAACTCGGTGTAAATTTCGACAAAATTTTTACATTTACCGCTTTTATAAAGCCCAAAAAGTGCAAGTACAAGAAGCTGCGCGTAAGAGTAAGCGTAGCAGTAAAATGGCGTGTGGATGAAGTGCGGGATGTAGCTCCACCAAATTTTGTAGTAGTCATTTAGCGTGACACTTTTGCCAAACATCTTTTTGCTCTCTCTTAGCCAAATTTTATTTAGCTCATCTAGGCTGATCTCGCCTTCGTGTGCGTGCACAGCCCTTTCAAAGGTGGTGAAATTTATCTGGCGGTAAAGCGTGGCAAATATATCCTCGATCTTGCCAGCGAGCAGTGAAATTTTCTCTTTTTTGCTAAGGCCGTCTTTTACGTGGTCAAAAACTAGCATCTCACAAAAGACTGAAGCCGTCTCAGCCGTGGTTAGCGGAGTGTCTGAGTTTAGGTAGCTTACATTATAAGAGAGCTTTTGATGCACGGCGTGGCCAAGCTCGTGAGCTAGCGTGAAAAGGTCTCTTCGCTGGTTTGTGTGATTTAGCAAAATATAAGGGTGCGTGTCGCTTGATCCAGAGTGAGAAAACGCGCCACCTCGCTTGTTCGGAGCTGGATAAACGTCGATCCAGCCGTCACTAAAGGCGCTTTTGGCTATATCGCCAAATTTAGGTGAAAATGTCCCAAACGCCTTTAAAACTATCTTTTTGCACTCATCAAATTTATACTCGCCCTCACTGCTAAGAGGCGCGTATCTATCGTAATCATAAAGCTTTTTAAGACCTAAAATTTCTCTTTTTCGCTCGTAAAATTTAGAGACTAGGTCAAAATTTTTCTCAGTTACAGCAATTAGCGAATCAACGCTTTTTTTACTGATTTGATTTTCAAGGTGTCTTGGCTCTTCAGGGAGCTTGAAATTTCGTAGCTCGCAGCTTATTTTTAGATCAGTTTTTATCATATTGTATATGTAGCCAAGAAGGTGCTGGTGCTTGCTAAGTTCGTTTGAAAGGCTCTTAGCGGCTAGTTTTCGCACGCTTTGATCGTTGTCATGAAGCTTGGCTAAAATTTCCTCTTCATTTAAAAGCTCACCTTTAAATTTAAACCTCATCTTGCTCATGCTCTCATCAAAAAGCCTCGAAAAGCCCTCAGCCCCAGTGCTTGCAGTGCGAAGCAAGACTCTTTCTTCGGCAACGCTTAGTTGGTGTGGTTTTGCTTTAGCGAGATTGCTTAGATAGTAGCCATATTTTTTAGAGCTTTTGATAATTTCTTCTTGTTTTTTAGGGCTAAACTCATTAAATTTGATCTCAAAAAATATCAAATTTTCATTTGCTTTTGTTGCTATCTCATCGATCTTTGCGTAAAATGCACCCTTGCTTGTATCTTTGGCAAAATTTAAAAAAGCATAAGTCATTACTTTTGAAATTTTAGCTATTAAATTTTCATATTCGCTAAATGCCTTTAAAAACTCGTCTGTTTTTAAATTTTCATAACTTTCAAGGTATTTATCTTTAAATTTCTCGCACTCTTTTTGTAAATTTAGTGCGTTTTGCTCGCACTCTTTTTCGTTTGCAAAAAGTGCTTTTAGATCCCAAATTTGCATATTTATCCTTTAAATTTTTGGGACATTTTACAAAAAAATGGATAAAAGTAAAATTTCAGCCAAAATTTAGCTGAAATTTTATTGAAGGTTAGTTTGAAGTCTCTGATGCCACGGCTGTAAAAAGCACGTCTGATGAGCTATTTAACGCAGTTTCAACTGAGTCTTGGATGACGCCTATTGTA
The DNA window shown above is from Campylobacter concisus and carries:
- the smpB gene encoding SsrA-binding protein SmpB, with translation MKDLAKNKKALHDFSILETFEAGIVLKGSEVKALRAGRANLKDSFVRVIKGELFLLNAHISYLETTHSAFRPNERAARKLLMHRKQIDKIFGQVSQDGLTLVVLALYLSDKNIVKARLALAKGKNLHDKRETLKRREADKEARAAIKRYV
- a CDS encoding ATP-dependent helicase produces the protein MEKLLSNLNEAQREAATHIDGPMLILAGAGSGKTKTITTRLAYLIGEVGIDAANTLTLTFTNKAANEMRSRAMAMLSQSGKNYSPLLCTFHKFGLLFLKLYIEKLGRKNNFVIIDTDDKKRIIKSFESPVATAILSSEISNYKNSLLSVEEVYKNANFSSFDKSKDNFYKQAAQIYEKYEDYLKTNNLVDFDDLLGLTYKILDENEDLAREISNRYKYIMVDEYQDTNDLQYKLLKKLCLCHENICVVGDDDQSIYGWRGAKIDNILNFKDQFKDVKIIRLEKNYRSSEAILKAANELIDHNRNRLGKKLVGTKGEGEAVNLIESFDESVEAGKIAKCIKELLSKGVQAKDIAILYRINALSRSLEDGLNKEQIAYKMVGGVKFYERAEIKDIISYLRLINNPNDDFSIRRIINRPKRGLGKVSLDKLEKMAFEGKISIYEAISNISDNDEAFSKKVKSALVEFANSLKELQESSSVFDLIDKFEAKFGVKKYYESLPDGAERAANIDEFYAVLKDQIKQNPSFDLEEFLNEITLTSEQDGISNEAISIMSVHASKGLEFEHLFVIGLEEGFFPLIGDGSDIEEERRLAYVAITRAKKTLSLSFANSRFYKGQRTRLNKSRFLSESGITHGSLVIEQSNEFKKGDLVKHKIFGIGRVSAVSKIKKEFKLTINFGGNVREIMSSFVEKAV
- a CDS encoding thioredoxin; this encodes MKNLLVLIITLFAFFGCDEDESGSINFKEFSPNEEVKLIDVNGKELILVRKDRGFAIKNDENKVLMIDIFGTFCPPCQKEAAELTKYQLENKDKFTLIGLTHFENITNEYVLHEFMQKFNAYYFITNDQKINDRLAEQIVRDIEYKHEIALPFKVVIKNGEYQILTDVDSGQYGVKYYLGGIKVTKMKEDLAKIYETK
- the csrA gene encoding carbon storage regulator CsrA, with the translated sequence MLILARKENEEILIGNDIKVVIVNISKNTVKLGIEAPRNTMILRSELANDIKNENIHATKTASEADIHELAKKIEK
- the flgB gene encoding flagellar basal body rod protein FlgB produces the protein MFVLDKSKSSPLVESALAGRELRQKLISGNLANVDTPFYKARDIRFEDVLKEKANEIYNTSSQKKLQLAKTNEAHMAAVDFPKSDTAQIFLRDGHMARNDANTVDLDVETTEMGKNTVMINALDNAYKAQSNIFKNVIDASAKN
- a CDS encoding 4-(cytidine 5'-diphospho)-2-C-methyl-D-erythritol kinase, whose protein sequence is MKSFAKINVFLKVVGTRGNYHEILSRFILCEQLFDEIYFKKSNSFAIECNNHDIKDNIIQKAADELKRAGFSNELDEFFSSHKIIINKNIPIGAGLGGGSSNAATFLLMVNDELNLNIKHENLMQIASKIGADVAFFVSGYKAANVSGIGEIIEDFNDEVPNLNIFTPNVFCSTPMVYQEFRSNFLQYIDVNAAKKMQNLKSKELLEIYKNEELNDLFAPCFKLYPQMNEFKDKFLSGSGSSVFSIK
- the truB gene encoding tRNA pseudouridine(55) synthase TruB; its protein translation is MNAIFVANKPAGMSSNHFLGRLKRKYGVKKAGFSGTLDPFASGCLIVAFGSYTKFFRFLDKSPKVYEATIWLGASSPSMDNENITEISNVKEINLEKLEAIRGELTGRISYIPPKFSAKHVNGTRAYKLARNGEEFELKTETMEIFDSQILNYSHPFLTIRLSVSEGSYIRSYAEIFGKKLGYNVTLSSLKRISEGKFCYENEKFLNICDFLNIQGNTYFGDINDILDGKKLKINDFETQKQGIYLLNYDKFMSVIQITDDTINYTLNKVEKC
- a CDS encoding M3 family oligoendopeptidase, whose product is MQIWDLKALFANEKECEQNALNLQKECEKFKDKYLESYENLKTDEFLKAFSEYENLIAKISKVMTYAFLNFAKDTSKGAFYAKIDEIATKANENLIFFEIKFNEFSPKKQEEIIKSSKKYGYYLSNLAKAKPHQLSVAEERVLLRTASTGAEGFSRLFDESMSKMRFKFKGELLNEEEILAKLHDNDQSVRKLAAKSLSNELSKHQHLLGYIYNMIKTDLKISCELRNFKLPEEPRHLENQISKKSVDSLIAVTEKNFDLVSKFYERKREILGLKKLYDYDRYAPLSSEGEYKFDECKKIVLKAFGTFSPKFGDIAKSAFSDGWIDVYPAPNKRGGAFSHSGSSDTHPYILLNHTNQRRDLFTLAHELGHAVHQKLSYNVSYLNSDTPLTTAETASVFCEMLVFDHVKDGLSKKEKISLLAGKIEDIFATLYRQINFTTFERAVHAHEGEISLDELNKIWLRESKKMFGKSVTLNDYYKIWWSYIPHFIHTPFYCYAYSYAQLLVLALFGLYKSGKCKNFVEIYTEFLNLGGSLSPRELVGKFGFDIDDKNFWQIGINEVKKLVDEFLEISKD